The Rhinolophus ferrumequinum isolate MPI-CBG mRhiFer1 chromosome 28, mRhiFer1_v1.p, whole genome shotgun sequence genome has a window encoding:
- the NIPA2 gene encoding magnesium transporter NIPA2 — protein MRAGQGGHAYLKEWLWWAGLLSMGAGEVANFAAYAFAPATLVTPLGALSVLVSAILSSYFLSERLNLHGKIGCLLSVLGSTVMVIHAPKEEEIETLNEMSHKLGDPAFVVFATLVVIVSLILIFVVGPRHGQTNILVYITVCSVIGALSVSCVKGLGIALKELFAGKPMLRQPLAWGLLLGLVVCVSTQINYLNRALDIFNTSIVTPIYYVFFTTSVLTCSAILFKEWQDMPVDDIIGTLSGFFTIIVGIFLLHAFKDVSFSLASLPLSFRKDERAMNGNLTSMYEVLSNEESVSCGIEQHTGENISRRNGSLTAF, from the exons TGGGAGCGGGTGAGGTGGCCAATTTTGCTGCATATGCCTTTGCACCAGCCACCCTAGTGACTCCGCTGGGAGCTCTCAGCGTCCTAGTAAG TGCCATTCTTTCTTCATACTTTCTAAGTGAAAGACTTAATCTTCACGGGAAGATTGGATGTTTGCTGAGTGTTCTAGGATCTACCGTTATGGTCATCCATGCGCCAAAGGAGGAGGAGATCGAGACCTTGAATGAAATGTCGCACAAGCTTGGGGATCCAG CTTTTGTGGTCTTTGCGACCCTCGTCGTCATTGTGTCCTTGATACTAATCTTCGTGGTGGGACCTCGCCACGGACAGACAAACATCCTCGTGTACATAACAGTCTGCTCTGTGATTGGGGCGTTGTCGGTCTCCTGCGTGAAGGGCCTGGGCATTGCTCTGAAGGAGTTGTTTGCCGGCAAGCCTATGCTGCGCCAGCCCCTGGCTTGGGGCCTGCTGCTGGGCCTCGTGGTCTGCGTGAGCACGCAGATTAACTACCTGAACCGGGCGCTGGACATATTCAATACTTCCATCGTGACTCCGATATATTACGTCTTCTTTACAACATCCGTTTTAACGTGCTCAGCGATTCTCTTTAAGGAGTGGCAAGACATGCCTGTGGATGACATCATCGGTACTCTGAGTGGCTTCTTTACAATCATTGTGGGGATATTCTTGTTGCATGCCTTCAAAGACGTCAGCTTTAGTCTGGCAAGTCTGCCTCTGTCGTTTCGAAAAGATGAAAGAGCAATGAATGGCAATCTCACCAGTATGTATGAGGTTCTTAGTAATGAAGAAAGTGTAAGCTGTGGCATTGAACAGCACACTGGTGAAAATATCTCCCGAAGAAATGGAAGTCTGACagctttttaa